TTGGGGGCTCGTGCCGTTTGAAGCTGCAACGACCGTGCTAAAGTATATCGATAGTCGCCTGAATGGGGAAATGGTCGCTATATCCATTGACTTTTATCCCCTTCTCGTCGTACTTGAATGCTTTGGGGCGCAACTTCTTTCCCGAACACATCGCTTTTGGCTTGAAGATCTCGACAGAACCAAGGTTCATTTTAAGACCGCCGGCGCCATAATACAGTCCGCGCGAGACAATGAATTGATCCAGCAGATTCATGGTATTTGGAGATTCCGAGTAATAATAAGTTCCGCAATCAGGTTTCGCCAGCTGCGGCCACATACAATTGAACAAATATGCCTGCTTCTTGAGATATGTTTCCGGTTTGGGCAGATTTGCATCTTTCGGTTTCTCGAACAACTCCTCGATATGATCTTCACCGTTTGATGCCTTCAGGAATTCAAGGACACTTCGATTGAATGGTTCATCATTGAAATCCCCCATAAGAAGGATATTACTATTCCAGCGGTTGTTCAGATCGTCCAATGATACATTATTATCACCCGCGGCAAGGTAATCGCTGCGTGAATACTTGAGCAAACCATCAATAAGTCGACCGCAGTAATCGCCCAGATGCAACCGGAAAGGTTCGCTTTCGTATTGACCTTGGCTGCGCGACGGCCAATGATTGACCATGACAATCAACTCTGCTCCATTCTCTTTAACCTTAAGAGGGACCTCAAAAACGTCGCGGGTCGGATACCGCTGATAGACCTTATGTCCCACCGGCGGAACGTCGGTAGTTTCCAACAATTTGCCGGAGTAAATCAGGGCTGTGCCAATGCCACGAATATCCTCCGATTCTTCGTACGCCACCTTGTAATCTTTGCCGGGGAGAAGATCCTTAAGCGCCGTCACAACTTCCTTGTTTTCAATTTCGCAGAAACCCAATATGTCGGGCATTTCGTCCTTATGCATGAGTTTGATGATTTGAGCCAGGTTTTTCAGCTTGGCTTCATAGACTTCATCGGTCCATCCATTTTTGGGAGTGAATTCGAAATCGGCTGCGATGACCGATTCTTTGGTGTCAAAAAGATTCTGGAGATTCCAAAAAGCGATTTTAAGATTGGCCATGAGTGCCTCCTTCGGCCGGCTGGGCCGAAAAATAATTTTTGTTTCAAGGCCCTTGAGCACCTGAATTTTGCTCTCGATAGCCTCAACAATTAAGTGTCAAGAGATGCCACATCCCCTTGCTGGCAAATCGAATTCTTCTGGATGAAACACTCTGATATAAATAAATAGTCACGGAAGAAGATTGTCAAGAGTAATTTGTGAGTTGAGTAGCTCAGGGGCATGCGCTTTGAGTATTCCAACTATCGACTCAATGAAATCACGTCTCTGACTGCCGAATCAAATCCAGCATGACAATGAAAGGGTATTAACGGCAAAAGAGCAGATTCCTTGACACATGCCCCTGTAAATGTCATTCCCCGTCGCAATGGCGAATCCAGTCGGCAGTAGGGCAAAACCCGCCGACGAAATCGTGTGGTTTTGCCGTCTGCCCTGCCCGCTTGCGCTCGACTCGCATCTTTCTTAAATAAAGGTAGTGGGTCAGTTTCATTTTAATAGGCCTTGACAGGAATTGAGATCGGCCTTATAATGAGGCATGCAAAAGCGGTTACGCAAAAAGAAGAAACTCGATCTAAATGAGTTGTCGGCTATCATAGCTAATGAAGCCACAACACCAGAGCCAATGCCGGAGCCTAAACCGGTTGATCCGACTAAGAATCCTGCCGCCGTCGAATTGGGCCGTCTTGGGGGACTCAAGGGGGGCAAGGCCAGAGCCAAGAAAATGACGAAACAGGAACGGAGCGAAGCCGCCAGAAAAGCGGCACTCGCAAGATGGAAGAAACTTCAAAAATAGTTTATGCGTTTACCTTTTCTGTTTCTTTTGGTTTTTCTATTAAAACTTTTCTTAGGGGTAGGATCAGGGGAGATAATCCCATTCTGGATGTCATTGAATGAACCAATTCCCGTAAATAAGGAAAGCACTGCAATGGTGCGGTATAATGCTTAAAAATTACATAGAATTCCTCGGGAAGCTCACCCTGAATATCATAATTCAAAATATATTGTACACCTAACTGAAATATTTCTTTATCCGTCGATGAGGCTTTTATTTCGTAATTAATTTCAATGGTTGCCTTATCTTCAACAATTGAAACATTTCCCAAGTTTTCTTTAAGGCTGTAACTTGCCTGAGTCGTCATACTATGAGAAGAGACTGAAAACTGAAGTTTTTTCAAATATGAATCACTTATCTCAATTCGTTTCAAAAATTGATTGTAATCATTTGGAGTTAATTTTTCCAACGCCTCTTTTAATTCCATTATGCCACCTCACGCCATTGTTCTGCACTATATTGCTCATTACCAAAAATATGTACTTCCGCTCTAATTCCCGTGATCTCGCCAGGATGATAGGCTTGCCTATTAAAAACAATAGTTTGAAAGCATTTAGTCAAAATATCTTGTCCTGTTACATGGGCAATTAATATTTGGTCGATGAAAGAATTAAGGCTCTTATCGGCGACCCTCGCCATACCAATCAACTTATAATGAATTCGCGGATCAATTCTCAGAAGGAATTTGCCACTTGGGAGATTGTTATTCTCACGAGTCGGTTCAGGTATTTCACGGCCTTCGTCCAAATAGGCTTTAAACAATTCTCTCTTGGTCTGCTCAAAAGACTCCAATGCCTCAGCCTTGGTATCGCCTGAGCCATAGAAAACGAATGCGTCCAAGTCACGCGAATAGGCTTTGTATAATACCTCCTCATCCTCTTCCAATCTCGAGATATTGACATCATAGTCAAGGTCGAGATAATAATTAAGGTCTTTCGTTGCCACAAAGGCCTTCCTTTCTCATTGTTTCAATGATATATAACAGACAGGGGCATAGATAAGTCTTGAAATTCTTTCGGTAAATCATTTCTCTCCTGCCACCCCGTGCAACATGAATACCAAATATTCCGTCTCCTTTCAATTCTGCTATGGCCGGATGTTCAAATCTGACCATCGATCCTCCAGTATTCTTAAGCCTTTTTACGCCAAGTTCCTCGCACATCCATTTTTCAATTGGGGCAAGCGGCAATTCGTTTCCGCCATCCTTCTTGAAACTCTGGAGTCTCCCAAGGAGCTCAGCATAAGATGTCAATGACCCCTCTTTACTATCGACAAGCTTATTCTTTTTCTTGACATATGATACTGCATATAGTATCATTTTGTTTTAATGTCAATCAAAATAATGGCAAAAAACAGCAAAAAGATACGATTTTTGAAAAAAGACTTGACAATGCGTGACCGCTCATGTATATTAGGTCAGCATGAATAAGCTAATTAGAGAAAAACGGGTTCAGATCATAGCCTCTTTAGTTGAGGGAAATTCTATACGGTCAACCGTCCGAATGACCGGAATAGCCAAGAATACCGTTGTCAAACTGCTTGAGGAAATTGGCTCCGTCTGTGCCGAATATCAGGATAGGACTTTACGCAATCTGAAATGTAAACAGATTCAATGCGATGAAATTTGGTCTTACTGCTATGCCAAACAAAAGAATGTCCCTAAGGACAAGCAAGGCCAGTTTGGTTACGGCGACGTCTGGACTTGGACTGCAATTGACCCAGAATCTAAACTGATCATTTCATGGCTTGTCGGTTTGCGCGATGCCGAACATGCCAAAGTATTTATGAATGATTTGGCTTCTCGCTTGGCGAACCGCGTTCAACTGACCACAGACGGACATAGGGCATATCTGGAGGCCGTCGAACAAGCATTTGGTGCCGATATTGACTATGCCATGCTTGTTAAACTTTATGGTCAAGAAAATGCGGGTGAAGCTCGATACGGTCCTCCGGCCTGTGTCGGGTGCCGACGACAATCCATTGTTGGAAAGCCTA
The sequence above is drawn from the Candidatus Zixiibacteriota bacterium genome and encodes:
- a CDS encoding toxin-antitoxin system HicB family antitoxin, yielding MATKDLNYYLDLDYDVNISRLEEDEEVLYKAYSRDLDAFVFYGSGDTKAEALESFEQTKRELFKAYLDEGREIPEPTRENNNLPSGKFLLRIDPRIHYKLIGMARVADKSLNSFIDQILIAHVTGQDILTKCFQTIVFNRQAYHPGEITGIRAEVHIFGNEQYSAEQWREVA
- a CDS encoding DDE-type integrase/transposase/recombinase, which translates into the protein MNKLIREKRVQIIASLVEGNSIRSTVRMTGIAKNTVVKLLEEIGSVCAEYQDRTLRNLKCKQIQCDEIWSYCYAKQKNVPKDKQGQFGYGDVWTWTAIDPESKLIISWLVGLRDAEHAKVFMNDLASRLANRVQLTTDGHRAYLEAVEQAFGADIDYAMLVKLYGQENAGEARYGPPACVGCRRQSIVGKPKKQNISTSLIERQNLTMRMGMRRFTRLTNGFSKKVQNLEYAVALHFMYYNFCRIHQTTRITPAMAAGVTDRLWEIEDLIKLLEKSETI
- a CDS encoding protein-export chaperone SecB, encoding MELKEALEKLTPNDYNQFLKRIEISDSYLKKLQFSVSSHSMTTQASYSLKENLGNVSIVEDKATIEINYEIKASSTDKEIFQLGVQYILNYDIQGELPEEFYVIFKHYTAPLQCFPYLRELVHSMTSRMGLSPLILPLRKVLIEKPKETEKVNA